A genomic region of Leptospira bourretii contains the following coding sequences:
- the batA gene encoding VWA domain-containing protein BatA gives MFDQFQRPYLLFLIIPLLLVALYQWKSKKIGGVLLIQSDRFQKQNSFLSTKLRFVLLVLTEVLFYIASIFLVIAAAGPGEKYKLTPDSTSGIDIMIALDISGSMVNSYDFLPKNRLTVSKELLREFIQKRLYDRIGIVLFAGAAYLQSPLSSDRYALDELITETSDEDITEQGTAVGDALVLSTYRLKDSQAKSKIIILLTDGVSNTGKLDPETASYAAKAFGIKVYSIGIGKEQGQYEVNYESLESISTGTKGRFFRAESPEVLQEVLNEINGLEVVELPSKPMEIHETHFPSALSVFFILLGVAGLLMIYPLTEKL, from the coding sequence ATGTTTGATCAGTTTCAAAGACCATATCTTTTATTTTTAATCATCCCATTATTATTAGTTGCGCTTTATCAATGGAAATCCAAAAAAATTGGAGGAGTTTTACTCATCCAATCGGACAGATTTCAAAAACAAAATTCATTCTTATCTACTAAGCTTAGATTTGTTCTATTAGTTCTTACCGAGGTTTTATTTTATATAGCCAGCATATTTTTGGTGATTGCGGCAGCAGGACCAGGGGAAAAATACAAACTAACACCCGATAGCACCAGTGGAATCGATATCATGATCGCCTTAGATATCTCCGGATCTATGGTAAATTCCTATGATTTTTTACCTAAAAACAGACTCACTGTTTCGAAAGAACTACTCCGAGAGTTCATTCAAAAAAGATTATATGATCGAATCGGAATTGTGTTATTTGCAGGAGCTGCTTACTTACAATCCCCATTATCAAGCGATCGATATGCCTTGGACGAATTAATCACCGAAACATCAGACGAAGATATCACCGAACAAGGCACTGCCGTCGGCGATGCATTGGTTCTTTCTACGTATCGTTTAAAAGACTCGCAAGCAAAATCCAAAATTATCATCTTACTCACTGATGGTGTTTCGAATACCGGAAAATTGGATCCAGAAACAGCATCCTATGCGGCCAAAGCTTTTGGGATCAAAGTTTATTCCATTGGTATCGGGAAAGAGCAAGGTCAATATGAAGTGAATTACGAATCCCTAGAGTCAATATCAACTGGAACCAAGGGAAGATTTTTCCGAGCAGAATCACCCGAAGTTTTACAAGAAGTATTAAATGAAATCAATGGACTAGAAGTCGTAGAACTTCCGTCTAAACCAATGGAAATTCACGAAACACATTTCCCTTCTGCCCTATCCGTTTTCTTTATTTTATTGGGAGTGGCGGGTCTATTAATGATTTACCCACTAACAGAAAAACTATGA
- a CDS encoding low molecular weight protein-tyrosine-phosphatase has protein sequence MKQKTKVLFICLGNICRSPAAEGAFKNLIKTKNLNEFFEIDSCGTSGYHDGELADPRTRKVAAKRGIDLTHRSRKLSRTDLTYFDYLLVMDENNFQDVISLTNDIKIREKIFLFGQFRSDKGQPIVPDPYYQNETAFEKVQDLVEDCSYGFLNFLGIEKCLK, from the coding sequence ATGAAACAAAAAACCAAAGTCCTTTTTATTTGTTTAGGAAATATTTGTCGTTCTCCCGCAGCAGAAGGTGCATTTAAGAATTTAATCAAAACAAAAAACCTCAACGAATTCTTTGAAATTGATTCCTGTGGAACTTCCGGGTACCATGATGGTGAATTAGCAGATCCAAGAACACGAAAAGTAGCTGCAAAAAGAGGAATCGATTTAACACATAGGTCCAGAAAATTGTCTCGGACCGACCTAACTTATTTCGATTATTTATTGGTCATGGATGAGAACAACTTCCAAGATGTAATCAGTCTAACAAATGATATTAAAATCCGAGAGAAAATATTTCTCTTTGGTCAATTTAGAAGTGATAAGGGACAACCTATCGTTCCTGATCCGTATTATCAAAACGAAACCGCTTTTGAAAAAGTACAGGATCTTGTAGAGGATTGTTCCTATGGATTTCTAAATTTTTTAGGAATAGAAAAATGTCTCAAATAA
- the batB gene encoding VWA domain-containing protein BatB: MIDIQTVTKVAIISIVFWTFLFSGKLFINIKTNSFKEKHPNLKNRIFSANTRFYFLRIFCFLIALTLAFYSLFKVKATEIESTKEFESADILFVVDVSLSMNAIDVKPSRLKRFQDLALRILPNLKGNRIGIIVFAGQSFSFCPLTSDIAAVADYIQALGVEMVGAKGTDLSVALDRVNQIRKKNNNISSQITIIVSDGEDHENQNIPPITGEVIVWGIGTEEGGNIEYRDPGTGRGGYVTTDAGITESLSSPNLAISQMNVSKLKSIADQNHGTYHDVSFQADGVYALLDTVQTAKKRKIQTIERFKNEDGAHPYLIAAFFFLFFERLLNLFLQKTPKGIYTITFFLLTLFGQPNLSAWELDPGGNSIEKGVKSYHNKNYNESQIEFQKAKEYIDDDPRLLYNESATAYQLGQYKEAIGISEKILTHPKSNDDLKAKTYFNLGNIYSRLGDKKNALKAYSKTLEINPDHLPTKKNIEHLTKDKEAEDKPKKDETNEQPKPKQEKRNKKEEKTDAEKILDPFSQDSILKNKRGGSFDNEKFW; encoded by the coding sequence ATGATTGACATCCAAACAGTAACGAAGGTTGCGATTATTTCGATTGTTTTTTGGACATTTTTATTTTCCGGAAAACTTTTTATAAATATAAAAACAAATTCATTCAAAGAAAAACACCCCAATCTAAAAAATAGAATTTTTTCAGCAAATACACGATTTTACTTTCTGCGAATTTTCTGTTTTCTAATCGCTCTAACCCTTGCCTTCTATTCTTTATTTAAAGTAAAAGCAACAGAAATCGAATCCACAAAAGAATTCGAGTCCGCTGATATTTTATTCGTTGTGGATGTAAGTTTATCAATGAATGCAATTGATGTAAAACCGAGTCGATTAAAACGATTCCAAGACTTAGCATTACGAATTCTACCGAACTTAAAAGGAAATAGAATTGGCATCATTGTTTTTGCGGGCCAATCTTTTTCGTTTTGCCCACTCACATCAGATATTGCTGCAGTAGCAGACTATATACAGGCATTAGGTGTAGAGATGGTGGGAGCCAAAGGGACAGATTTGTCTGTCGCCTTAGATCGAGTCAATCAAATCAGAAAAAAAAATAATAACATCTCCTCTCAAATTACCATCATTGTATCTGATGGAGAAGACCATGAAAATCAGAATATACCGCCAATCACTGGTGAGGTGATAGTTTGGGGAATTGGGACGGAAGAGGGCGGAAACATCGAATACCGCGATCCCGGGACAGGAAGAGGGGGCTATGTCACAACGGATGCTGGAATTACCGAATCACTTTCTTCGCCAAATTTGGCAATTTCCCAAATGAATGTTTCTAAGCTAAAATCTATTGCAGACCAAAATCATGGCACTTACCATGATGTTTCTTTCCAGGCGGATGGTGTATATGCTTTGTTAGATACTGTCCAAACTGCTAAGAAAAGAAAAATTCAAACCATAGAAAGATTCAAAAATGAAGATGGAGCTCACCCATATTTAATTGCTGCTTTTTTCTTTTTATTTTTTGAGCGTCTATTAAATTTATTTTTACAAAAGACACCTAAAGGAATTTATACAATAACTTTCTTTCTTTTGACTTTATTTGGGCAACCAAATTTATCCGCATGGGAATTGGATCCAGGTGGCAATTCCATTGAGAAGGGAGTCAAGTCCTATCATAACAAAAATTATAACGAAAGCCAAATAGAATTCCAAAAAGCAAAGGAATACATTGATGACGATCCAAGACTTTTATACAATGAATCTGCCACGGCTTATCAGCTGGGACAATACAAAGAAGCTATTGGAATTTCTGAAAAAATCTTAACCCATCCCAAATCGAACGATGACCTCAAAGCAAAAACATATTTTAACCTTGGCAATATTTATTCAAGATTAGGTGACAAAAAAAATGCCTTAAAAGCATACTCAAAGACTTTGGAGATAAACCCGGATCATTTACCAACAAAGAAAAACATAGAACACTTAACAAAGGATAAAGAAGCCGAAGATAAACCAAAAAAAGATGAAACTAACGAACAACCAAAACCAAAACAGGAAAAAAGGAACAAAAAAGAAGAGAAAACAGATGCAGAGAAAATTTTGGATCCATTTTCACAAGATTCCATCCTGAAGAATAAAAGAGGGGGATCATTTGATAATGAAAAGTTTTGGTAA
- a CDS encoding PaaI family thioesterase, translated as MNQPIENPSKHGYEIHHDTCFGCGKENPLGLVADFTFHDETGEVNFTYSFKRMYNGAPGFVHGGILSTVLDEAMGGLCFHLGYIVMTDTMSFKFHKATPVEKELLIRAWPIKKAKRKVLLECELTSLDGETLYVKGEGAFHILPPRFFSDKLTGGKIAIANELLSVNKLKRAHLFDRIET; from the coding sequence ATGAACCAACCGATAGAAAATCCTTCCAAACATGGTTATGAAATCCATCATGATACTTGTTTCGGATGCGGGAAAGAAAACCCATTAGGACTCGTCGCAGATTTCACTTTTCACGATGAAACAGGAGAAGTAAACTTTACTTATAGTTTTAAAAGAATGTACAATGGTGCCCCTGGCTTTGTTCACGGAGGGATCCTATCAACTGTTTTGGATGAAGCAATGGGAGGCCTCTGCTTTCATTTAGGATACATTGTGATGACAGACACTATGAGTTTCAAATTTCATAAGGCAACGCCAGTAGAAAAAGAATTACTAATTCGTGCATGGCCTATTAAAAAAGCAAAACGTAAAGTTCTCCTAGAATGTGAACTCACCTCGCTTGACGGAGAAACTTTATATGTAAAAGGAGAGGGAGCATTCCACATTCTCCCTCCACGTTTTTTCTCCGATAAGTTGACGGGAGGAAAAATTGCGATTGCGAATGAATTACTATCGGTAAATAAATTGAAACGCGCACATCTCTTTGACAGGATAGAAACATGA
- a CDS encoding LB_053 family protein, whose product MAKYILLVLISTFSLYATPKETIQEEEIFVGDTVHYQIELSEGIENDLQMEEGDFYEDSTMPSFKISNIKKDNLKLSAIILFYKPGNFILPISWKENGEEKKSTKQIKVKSQLLGSEKDIEDSEPPISFSGPYLFRLFLVLLITVINLYLLYALYLYWKSKQKVVDALWEKQPVLEETIKRLHVIETYLESESIYEKELAFKISEYAKEVYSKRLEKNLLGNTDSEFLAELFDRTHIEESILRNLRVYFRNTKYDNNQTKLKKEEALSVWEKIKKDMEL is encoded by the coding sequence ATGGCTAAATACATACTTCTGGTTCTTATCTCTACCTTCTCTTTATATGCCACTCCTAAGGAAACAATCCAAGAAGAGGAAATTTTTGTAGGTGATACTGTGCATTATCAAATAGAACTCAGCGAAGGAATTGAAAATGACTTACAAATGGAAGAGGGAGATTTTTACGAAGACTCTACAATGCCATCTTTCAAAATTTCTAACATCAAAAAAGATAATTTAAAACTATCCGCTATAATTTTATTTTATAAACCGGGAAATTTTATTCTTCCTATATCTTGGAAGGAAAATGGCGAAGAAAAAAAATCAACAAAACAAATAAAAGTCAAATCACAACTACTTGGTTCCGAAAAGGATATTGAAGACAGCGAACCTCCCATAAGTTTTTCTGGTCCTTATCTTTTTCGTTTGTTCCTTGTTTTACTAATCACTGTTATCAACTTATATTTATTATATGCTCTTTACTTATACTGGAAGTCAAAGCAAAAAGTGGTGGATGCATTATGGGAAAAACAACCCGTTTTAGAAGAAACAATCAAACGCCTTCATGTGATCGAAACATATTTAGAATCGGAATCAATTTACGAAAAAGAACTTGCCTTTAAAATTAGTGAATATGCAAAAGAAGTGTATTCGAAAAGATTAGAAAAAAATCTTTTAGGAAACACTGATTCCGAATTTTTGGCAGAACTTTTCGACAGAACACATATCGAAGAATCTATCCTTCGCAACCTTAGAGTTTATTTCAGAAATACTAAGTACGACAATAACCAAACCAAACTAAAAAAAGAGGAAGCCCTATCTGTTTGGGAAAAAATTAAAAAGGATATGGAATTGTAA
- a CDS encoding LIC20035 family adhesin — MKYKLLYLTIATLLIQCSGASVKDGSGDQEFELKLTKGKWIRTERFKNSGGIRAIGEVKAECGGTKCTDDQVAKFAPAKIKSLPKHGAWEEYIQFEQPGSTAENPKYKSTLDQIGEYVDGKKIGIWKKPDPESPQKFLAETPWVEGKKEGVAKTFDKQGNVTSETTYVDDKKNGPYYRKNNKGEWVEKGSFKDNEEDGEWTYYFVGADGNGIKTKVSFANGLKNGLEINYYKDGAVESQGSYSSDIRSGLWKMFGAKGNILAEGNYSKKENSENLDIKYERTGIWKEYYADGKIFGTGPRKHTRTGEWKFYYKNGQIGYHGNMANESMLESAKVYDNTGKILGEGKLFFSLVKIDEETQDLKLNYKPSIPYTYFYPSGKKRMVIRSTEDATEYSEDGRELGKGPVEPQGRKMGCWTIGGKTEYYMIDKPMPKMTPSQCK; from the coding sequence ATGAAATACAAACTTCTCTACTTAACCATTGCAACACTCCTTATCCAATGTTCTGGTGCCTCCGTAAAAGACGGATCAGGCGACCAAGAATTTGAGTTAAAACTAACAAAAGGTAAGTGGATACGAACAGAGCGTTTTAAAAACTCTGGCGGAATTCGTGCCATCGGAGAAGTAAAAGCAGAATGCGGGGGGACAAAATGTACGGACGACCAAGTTGCCAAATTCGCTCCTGCTAAAATCAAATCTCTTCCAAAACATGGTGCCTGGGAAGAATACATTCAATTCGAACAACCTGGATCTACCGCAGAAAATCCGAAATACAAATCAACTCTTGACCAAATTGGAGAATATGTTGACGGTAAAAAAATAGGAATTTGGAAAAAACCTGATCCAGAAAGCCCGCAGAAATTTTTGGCTGAAACACCATGGGTGGAAGGAAAAAAAGAAGGAGTTGCGAAAACTTTCGACAAACAAGGAAATGTGACCTCCGAGACGACTTATGTGGATGATAAAAAAAATGGCCCCTATTATAGAAAGAACAACAAAGGGGAATGGGTCGAAAAGGGATCTTTCAAAGATAACGAAGAAGATGGTGAATGGACTTATTATTTCGTAGGTGCTGATGGAAACGGAATCAAAACAAAAGTTTCTTTTGCAAACGGACTAAAGAATGGTTTAGAAATCAATTATTACAAAGATGGTGCTGTGGAGTCACAAGGTTCATATTCATCTGATATTAGAAGTGGTTTATGGAAAATGTTCGGTGCAAAGGGGAACATTCTGGCTGAAGGAAATTATTCTAAAAAAGAAAATTCAGAAAACTTAGATATTAAATACGAAAGAACTGGAATCTGGAAAGAATACTACGCAGACGGAAAAATATTTGGAACAGGCCCGAGAAAACATACAAGAACCGGTGAATGGAAGTTCTATTATAAAAACGGTCAAATCGGTTATCATGGAAATATGGCAAACGAAAGTATGTTAGAATCTGCTAAAGTATATGATAATACTGGCAAAATTCTTGGAGAAGGAAAACTTTTCTTTTCTCTTGTCAAAATTGATGAAGAAACACAAGACTTAAAATTAAACTACAAACCAAGTATTCCTTATACTTACTTTTATCCATCTGGAAAAAAACGTATGGTCATTCGTTCTACTGAAGATGCAACAGAGTATTCAGAAGATGGAAGAGAATTAGGGAAGGGACCTGTGGAACCTCAAGGAAGAAAAATGGGATGTTGGACCATTGGAGGCAAAACAGAATATTATATGATCGATAAACCAATGCCAAAAATGACTCCATCACAATGCAAATAA
- a CDS encoding alpha/beta fold hydrolase — MEPKSLRYMLPISIRTKFHTIEGVEWGNPQGIPILAFHGWLDNANSFAPLAKYFPDYRFISIDFPGHGKSSHKPENTVYYFAEYTLEVISIAQTLGLENFILMAHSMGAAVSTLVAGTNLLPISKLVLIESLGPLTNLSESAPDILTEAIKQILHPRGKKETYFPDMESAVGVRMKAGDMKKESAEILMERGIEKTPKGFKPRRDLRLHYNSFFRYTEEQIESFCKRIECPTLLILGDQSGFPIAEKYKNRKEAVKNLKEVILPGGHHLHMDSPEEVSSVIIDFLK; from the coding sequence ATGGAACCAAAAAGCCTTAGGTATATGTTGCCGATTTCAATTCGCACAAAATTTCATACCATTGAGGGCGTTGAGTGGGGGAATCCACAAGGGATACCAATCCTTGCGTTTCATGGTTGGTTAGACAATGCGAATAGTTTTGCACCGCTTGCAAAGTATTTTCCCGACTATCGCTTTATCTCTATTGACTTTCCAGGTCATGGCAAATCTAGCCACAAACCTGAAAATACAGTATATTATTTTGCGGAATATACTCTGGAAGTTATCTCCATTGCACAAACGCTAGGATTAGAAAATTTTATTCTTATGGCACATTCCATGGGAGCCGCCGTTTCTACGTTAGTTGCCGGTACAAACCTTTTACCAATCAGCAAATTAGTATTAATCGAATCACTCGGACCATTGACAAATCTCTCTGAATCTGCACCCGATATACTCACAGAAGCAATTAAACAAATCCTCCATCCAAGAGGGAAAAAAGAAACGTATTTCCCTGATATGGAGTCAGCAGTGGGAGTGAGGATGAAAGCAGGAGATATGAAAAAAGAATCAGCTGAAATTCTTATGGAAAGAGGGATCGAAAAAACACCAAAAGGTTTTAAACCTAGAAGAGATTTAAGACTCCATTATAATTCTTTCTTTCGCTATACTGAAGAACAAATTGAATCTTTCTGCAAAAGAATCGAATGTCCAACCTTACTGATACTAGGTGACCAATCCGGATTTCCAATCGCAGAAAAATACAAAAACAGAAAAGAAGCAGTCAAAAATTTAAAAGAAGTAATCTTGCCTGGTGGGCACCATTTGCATATGGACTCTCCAGAAGAAGTTTCTTCCGTCATTATCGATTTTTTAAAATAA
- a CDS encoding M48 family metallopeptidase, with the protein MEDFTIERKPSKGRNISLVVYQNGKVVLKHPAKVPKKQLDEFLFEKREWILSKLKQLPKDIPKKLKFENEEKTHIFGNLTTIQLIPKGKCNLSGERIQIPKTKSEKSQIQKGKLVFRDLLLKKIEPMVQTTSFALNTEVAKISIKPMRSLWGSCNSKNQISLNLSLIHCPEQIIEYIILHEIAHTIEHNHSSKFWKIVESQNPNYKIAEKWLKDIGKKYIYYLN; encoded by the coding sequence ATGGAAGACTTCACAATAGAACGAAAACCTAGTAAAGGTAGGAATATCTCACTAGTCGTTTATCAAAATGGAAAAGTTGTTTTAAAACACCCAGCAAAAGTTCCCAAAAAACAATTGGATGAATTTCTTTTTGAAAAAAGAGAATGGATTCTATCAAAACTGAAACAACTTCCCAAAGATATCCCGAAAAAATTGAAATTTGAAAATGAAGAGAAAACTCATATTTTCGGGAATTTGACAACGATCCAACTCATACCAAAAGGGAAATGTAACTTATCAGGAGAGAGAATTCAAATTCCAAAAACAAAAAGCGAGAAGTCGCAAATCCAAAAAGGAAAACTAGTTTTTCGCGACTTGTTATTAAAAAAAATTGAACCGATGGTGCAAACTACCTCGTTTGCCCTTAACACGGAAGTGGCAAAAATTTCGATCAAACCCATGAGATCACTTTGGGGAAGTTGTAATTCAAAAAATCAGATTTCGTTAAATCTTAGTTTGATACATTGCCCAGAACAGATCATTGAATATATAATCTTACATGAAATTGCACATACAATCGAACACAACCATTCCTCAAAATTCTGGAAGATTGTTGAATCACAGAACCCAAATTACAAAATTGCAGAGAAGTGGCTAAAAGATATTGGGAAAAAATATATCTATTATCTTAATTAA
- a CDS encoding DUF58 domain-containing protein — MLSHELKRLLQVLQWETKKKFSSTRQGFLPMREKGRGLDFKEVRNYHFGDDIRYIDWNVTSRTGELYTKEYYEERDASIIIFYDMSDSMSDSKKDTAFQIALFLSLFHIKLGNRILLVTFSNHSHSPSKWLRTEADVFKTFTNITKQTAGGKTNYNSAYQFAFRLYPKFAVCYWISDFIEFADHLTTIQNTKVWEPIGIWIQDELDTLDFPFWFKFFRQISQETPNLRNNKTTYAADLKAAKRFFGTNLVQVNPNAKLSNQILPLFKIKRNG, encoded by the coding sequence ATGTTGTCGCACGAACTGAAACGTCTCCTTCAAGTTTTGCAATGGGAAACGAAAAAGAAATTTTCTTCAACCAGGCAAGGTTTTCTTCCAATGAGAGAAAAAGGCCGAGGACTAGATTTCAAAGAAGTTCGCAACTACCATTTCGGAGATGACATTCGTTATATTGATTGGAATGTCACTTCCAGAACTGGGGAATTGTATACAAAAGAATATTACGAAGAAAGAGATGCATCCATTATCATCTTCTATGATATGAGTGATTCAATGAGTGATTCAAAAAAAGACACTGCTTTTCAAATTGCTTTGTTTTTGTCCTTATTTCATATTAAACTGGGGAATCGAATTTTACTCGTTACCTTTTCCAATCATTCTCATTCTCCAAGCAAATGGTTAAGAACAGAAGCAGATGTATTCAAAACCTTTACAAATATCACAAAACAAACAGCAGGTGGCAAAACAAATTATAATTCTGCTTATCAATTTGCGTTTAGACTTTATCCCAAATTTGCTGTTTGTTACTGGATTTCCGATTTTATCGAATTTGCGGATCATTTGACCACCATTCAAAATACAAAAGTTTGGGAACCAATTGGGATCTGGATTCAGGATGAATTAGATACATTGGATTTCCCATTTTGGTTCAAATTTTTTCGCCAAATATCACAAGAAACACCCAATTTAAGGAATAACAAAACTACGTATGCTGCTGATTTAAAAGCAGCAAAAAGATTTTTTGGCACAAATTTAGTCCAAGTCAATCCAAACGCCAAACTCTCAAATCAAATTCTACCACTCTTCAAAATCAAACGCAATGGCTAA
- a CDS encoding NAD(P)/FAD-dependent oxidoreductase: MSQIKKKILIIGAGFGGLQVIKSLANNNSFEITVVDKKNHHLFQPLLYQVATAVLSPADIAIPSRSITTKFKNVKILLGDVTEIDFKNRTVKFQNNSESYDYLVLATGARTSYFGNNAWKEKTLGLKNLKDALAIRRRILLSFEQAELIGNYEKAKSFMHYVIIGGGPTGVELAGSIAELSHNIIRKDFRNIDSGMTKVTLIEAGPRLLTAFNEKSSQFTKEKLESRGVEVLTNSPVLDITDTGVILKDRTIESKTVIWAAGVEGSELAKNLPINKDKANRIIVDEYCRTFEFPEVFVIGDAANYSSGLPRPLPGVSPVAMQQGRYVAKVIETIEKKKSISPFHYFDKGNMATIGRTDAVAEFGKIRLKGILGWLGWLFVHLVYQVGFKNKVSTLLSWVWSYLTFRAGSRLIQEEMDELSIRP; this comes from the coding sequence ATGTCTCAAATAAAGAAAAAAATATTAATCATTGGAGCAGGATTCGGCGGATTACAAGTAATCAAATCACTTGCGAACAACAACTCCTTCGAAATCACTGTTGTTGATAAAAAAAATCATCACCTCTTTCAGCCTCTTTTGTACCAAGTAGCAACCGCAGTTTTGTCTCCAGCCGATATCGCCATTCCTTCTAGATCGATTACAACAAAATTTAAGAATGTAAAAATACTATTAGGGGATGTAACTGAAATTGATTTCAAAAATAGGACTGTAAAATTTCAAAACAATTCCGAATCTTATGACTACTTAGTATTAGCAACAGGAGCAAGGACTAGTTATTTTGGAAACAACGCCTGGAAAGAAAAAACATTAGGTCTTAAAAATCTCAAAGATGCATTAGCAATCCGAAGAAGAATATTACTTTCCTTTGAACAAGCAGAGCTAATTGGGAACTATGAAAAAGCAAAAAGTTTTATGCATTATGTGATCATCGGAGGTGGCCCCACAGGTGTTGAACTAGCAGGCTCAATTGCTGAATTATCTCATAATATCATTAGAAAAGACTTTAGAAATATTGATTCTGGAATGACAAAGGTAACTTTAATAGAAGCCGGACCAAGACTTCTTACTGCCTTCAACGAAAAATCTAGCCAATTCACTAAAGAAAAATTAGAAAGTAGGGGAGTTGAAGTACTAACCAATTCCCCAGTTTTAGACATTACAGATACAGGTGTTATCCTCAAAGACCGAACCATCGAATCTAAAACTGTCATTTGGGCTGCTGGAGTAGAAGGATCAGAACTTGCCAAAAATTTACCAATTAACAAAGATAAGGCGAATAGAATTATCGTAGACGAATACTGTAGAACCTTCGAATTTCCTGAAGTATTCGTAATTGGAGATGCAGCAAATTATAGTTCTGGACTGCCAAGACCATTGCCGGGAGTTTCACCTGTCGCCATGCAACAAGGGAGATACGTTGCAAAAGTTATAGAAACAATTGAAAAAAAGAAATCTATCTCTCCATTCCATTATTTTGATAAAGGGAACATGGCAACCATCGGAAGAACCGATGCTGTTGCTGAATTTGGTAAAATTCGTTTAAAAGGAATTCTTGGATGGCTCGGTTGGCTTTTTGTCCATCTCGTCTATCAAGTTGGCTTCAAAAACAAAGTAAGCACTCTACTCAGTTGGGTCTGGAGTTATTTGACATTCCGAGCGGGATCAAGACTAATCCAAGAAGAGATGGATGAACTCTCAATTCGACCGTAA
- a CDS encoding AAA family ATPase codes for MQINKEQITEISDQVKLLRSELSESISGMDNVIQSLFVGLVANGHVLLEGMPGLAKTLLAKNLASIIDAKFSRVQFTPDLLPADLTGTNIFNPKTSSFEIRKGPIFTNVLLADEINRAPAKVQSALLQCMEERQVSIADETFDLEPPFFVIATQNPIDQEGTYPLPEAQLDRFLFKVIVTYPSFEDEVAILHQHGNLDFTKKKAKKVMKPKEIQKISEISNHVYVEPKLQSYIVNLTRNTRPQTTSDNELKNFIQHGVSPRASLAMLKVSRINALLEGRDFVIPEDIQRFFSEIVKHRLHLTIDAISEDISTDSIIKRILSVTEVP; via the coding sequence ATGCAAATAAACAAAGAACAAATTACAGAAATATCCGATCAGGTAAAATTACTTAGGTCGGAACTATCAGAATCTATCTCCGGGATGGACAATGTCATCCAATCCCTTTTTGTTGGACTTGTGGCAAATGGCCACGTACTTCTAGAGGGAATGCCAGGCCTTGCCAAAACACTCCTTGCCAAAAACTTAGCATCAATCATTGATGCTAAGTTTTCGAGAGTTCAATTCACTCCGGATTTATTGCCAGCAGATCTTACCGGAACAAATATTTTTAACCCCAAAACCTCATCATTTGAAATTAGAAAAGGCCCCATATTCACCAATGTACTGTTAGCTGATGAAATCAACAGAGCACCTGCAAAAGTACAATCGGCCTTACTCCAATGTATGGAAGAAAGACAGGTGTCGATTGCTGATGAAACTTTCGATCTTGAGCCTCCATTCTTTGTGATCGCCACGCAAAACCCAATCGATCAAGAAGGAACCTACCCACTTCCAGAAGCACAATTGGATCGTTTTTTGTTCAAAGTAATCGTCACCTATCCCTCTTTTGAAGATGAAGTAGCAATCTTACATCAACATGGGAACTTGGATTTTACTAAGAAAAAAGCAAAGAAAGTTATGAAACCAAAAGAAATCCAAAAGATTTCTGAAATTTCAAACCATGTATATGTTGAACCAAAACTACAATCATACATAGTTAACTTAACGCGCAATACGCGACCGCAAACCACAAGCGATAACGAATTAAAAAACTTTATCCAACATGGAGTAAGCCCCAGGGCAAGCCTTGCTATGTTAAAAGTTAGCCGGATCAACGCTCTTTTAGAAGGTAGAGATTTTGTGATTCCAGAGGATATACAGCGTTTTTTCTCGGAAATTGTCAAACATAGACTTCACTTAACCATTGATGCGATTAGCGAGGACATCAGCACAGATTCTATTATCAAACGAATCCTATCTGTCACGGAAGTTCCTTAG